The following are from one region of the Harpia harpyja isolate bHarHar1 chromosome 4, bHarHar1 primary haplotype, whole genome shotgun sequence genome:
- the LOC128141278 gene encoding transmembrane ascorbate-dependent reductase CYB561, with amino-acid sequence MDGAPPPASPAGLSAYVVVSQLLGLTLLAITGAWLGRYRGGVAWHSLLQFNVHPLCMVLGMVFLQGDALLVYRVFRHEAKRSTKALHALLHGLALVIALVGIVAVFESHRTKGIPDMYSLHSWCGMAAFVLYLLQWLLGCGFFLLPGASFSLRSRYKPQHVFFGIALFALSIAVCLLGITEMLLFNIRDSYSHFVPEGVLANTLGVLLVAFGLVVGYVLTRDDWKRPPLAEELALSMDFKTLTEGESPGGGSQ; translated from the exons ATGGACGGCGCTCCGCCGCCCGCCAGCCCCGCCGGGCTCTCGGCGTACGTGGTCGTGTCGCAACTGCTGGGCCTGACGCTGCTGGCCATCACGGGCGCCTGGCTGGGTCGCTACCGGGGCGGCGTGGCCTGGCACAGCCTCCTCCAGTTCAACGTCCACCCCCTCTGCATGGTGCTGGGCATGGTTTTCCTCCAAGGTGACG CTCTCCTGGTCTACCGGGTCTTCAGGCACGAAGCCAAGCGCTCCACCAAGGCGCTGCACGCGCTGCTCCACGGCCTGGCGCTGGTCATCGCCCTCGTCG GCATCGTCGCCGTCTTCGAGTCCCACCGGACCAAGGGCATCCCCGACATGTACAGCCTGCACAGCTGGTGCGGGATGGCTGCCTTCGTGCTCTACCTTCTGCAG TGGCTCCTGGGCTGTGGTTTCTTCCTACTCCCCGGTGCCTCCTTCTCGCTGCGGAGCCGGTACAAACCCCAGCACGTCTTCTTCGGCATCGCCCTCTTTGCCCTCTCCATCGCCGTCTGCTTGCTGGGCATTACTGAGATGCTTCTTTTCAACATCAG GGACTCCTACAGCCACTTTGTGCCCGAGGGTGTCCTGGCCAACACCCTGGGAGTGCTGCTGGTGGCCTTCGGGCTGGTGGTGGGCTACGTGTTGACGCGGGACGACTGGAAACGCCCGCCACTGGCCGAGGAGCTGGCCCTCTCCATGGACTTCAAGACCCTGACGGAGGGCGAGAGCCCCGGTGGCGGCAGCCAGTGA